The sequence TAGGTTGTACATCCTCTTACCATTTTTTCTGTTGTACACCTTCTGTTAAAATGCCTATAACTCCTTttgaaaatatccaaatgacaaacgacttgaatatttaaaaactagactcgaagatctttcatttgataggttgtacaccatataaacctttatatattccgagatatgagcttctaaaatgCATCAGAAAATTCTGTCAAAACTGATCCACCAGCCATATTCGCTtcatcataactttctgataaAATATCCAAATCATAAATAGTTTAACTTTTTGGTAACTCTAATATAAGGGCTAAAACTTTCACGTTTTGCActttttctgattccttatatatttcatgatatgagcttccaaactggactccTTGCACCAGAAATTTTCTGGTGCTCAGCTGAAGCTAAAAAacaaatctgcaacttttccaaagatgaaatagtgcgtttaaccacccgaaactcacccgagaccactgggacctcaaccaaatatgccaacatatcccataacatcattcaaacttgttccaaccttgggaatgctcaaaacaacatcacaacaccaaattcgcatctaattcaagcctaagaatttcaaaatcttctaaattactcttttgatcaaaaacccaaccaaaccacgtccgaatgacatgaaattttgcacacacatcccaaatgacacaacggaactactgcgactctcaaaatttcattccgacccctatatcaaaatctcacctattaaccggaaaacaccaaaatatcaacttcgccaattcaagcctaaatctactacgaacctccaaaactccttccgatcatgctcctaagttataaatcacctctcgaagctagccaaaccatcggaactcacatccgagccctctaacacataagtcaacatccggttgacttttccaacttaagcttccttaaaagagactaagtgtctcatttcctactaaaattACTccaaatcaactcgatcacataagatacggataatgaagcataaagaagctaaaatggggaaacggagcggtaactcatgaaacgacgggtcgggtcgtcacacctagcctccccaagctcaaaccaaccaaccggagaacaAGATCACCtcctatataaggcctcatacaaaGCCATATAGATTCTCGggtggtagttgttgttgtgggGAACTCTACTAATGGTATAAGTTGATCCCACTAGCCCCCCAAATCAATGATTCAagccctcaacatatcctcaaagatctgaatggtccgctcagactacccgtctgtctgaggatgaaatgttgtactcaacttaacCTGCATGCCCACCTCAAGTTGCAccactctccaaaaatgtgatgttGACTAAGTGCCTCTATCTAAGATGATAGACAAAATCACATCACGCAAGCAAACAATCTCTCTAAGATAAATTTGAGCCAACTGATTAGAAGTGTAGGAAGACATGACCAAAATGAAATATGTATAATTAGTCAATCTATCTACAATGAGTCACATAGCATCAAATCTCCACAAAGTTCGTTGCAAcccaaccacaaaatccatagtgttACGCTTTCGCTTCCACTTCGATATATCTAACCTCTGAATCAATCCACCTAGGAAGTCGTTATTATTGCACTTGTCTATTTTGGATAATGCATTTGGATGTGTGCTGAGACAACACCATGAGAATGGAAGGAGGGAGCAAGCTATCTATTACctaagcaagaagttcacaccctatgaagcCATGTACACCTTGTTAGAACGTACCTACTGTGCTTGACATAGATCGCGTAGAAGTTAAGCCACTACCTATCAGTATATACCACACATCTGATATCCCGACTCTACCTGCTCAAGTACATTTTCCAAAAACCGATGCCTACAGGAAAGTTGGCCAAATGGCAGATTTTTCTTAGTGAATTTGATATTGTGTACGTGATGCAGAAAgctatcaaaggacaagcattggccgatcatctTGGAGAGAATACATTGGAAGAGGAATACGAGCCATTTACTACATACTTCCTAGATGAAGAAGTGTTGTTTGCAGGGGAGGACATTGCAAAACCATACCCAaggtggagaatgttttttgatggagcaacaaattttaaaggtgtagggattggggcagtCCTAATTTATGAGTTAGGACAACATTACCCAGCTTCAGCCAAGATAAGGTTCCCTTGCAAAAatatatggctgaatatgaaccaTGCATCCTCAGAATTAGGATGGCAGTTAACATGAACATCAAGGTACTTTTGGTCATAGGAGATTCTGATTTGTTGATACATCAAGTTCAGGGTGAATGGACCACCAAGAATGTCAAGATCCTTTCATATTTAAACTGCGTAAATGAGTTTTGTAAGAAGTTCACAAAGATTGAGTTCAAACGTGTTTCTAGgatccagaatgagtttgtcaaTGCCCTTGcaaccttgtcatctatgatccAGCACCCAGACAAAAATTACATCGACCCCATCAAGATAGAGGTTCAAGATCAGCATGTGTATTATTTCCATGTAGATGAAAAGCCAGATGATAAGTCGTGGTGAAAAGACATCAAAAGGTTCCTCGAAGCAAGAGAGTACCCAAAGAATGCCACCCATGGTCAGAAGCGAGCACAAAGAAGACTAGCAAATCACTTTTTCCTTAACGGGGAAGTCATGGACAAAAGGACCCCGGACTTGGGTCTATTAAGATATGTGGATGCCGCAGAAGCAACAAGACTACTGGAAGAGATATATGGAGGAACATGCATGCCTCATATGAATGGTTTTATTTTGGACAAAAAGATTTTAAGATtcggatacttttggatgaccatggaaagtgATAGTATCTGTTACGTgcagaagtgtcaccagtgcTAGATTCACGGGTTCATCTAGGTTCCACCTAATGAGTTGAACGTAATGGGTTCTCCTTGGATGTTCCCTACGTGGGGCATGGACGTTATTGGAACCATAGAACCCGCCGCATGAAACAGTTATCATTTTATCCTGGtaaccatcgactatttcaccaaataggtAAAAGATTCTACATACAAAGTCATCACAAAGAAAGTAGTGGCAGATTTTGTCTGTAACAACGTAATCTGTAGATTCGAGATCCTAGAGTCAATTATAGCTGATAATGCAGCCGATCTCAATAGAAATCTCATGAGTCAGATTTGCGAGAAGTTCAAAATCGTCCACCACAACTCCACAGCCTATAGGACATAAACGAATGGAgtggttgaagcagccaacaaaaacatcaaaagaaTCTTACGgaagatagtggacaatcacaAGCAGTGGTATGAGAAGTTATCCTTCGCCTTGTTGGGTTACCTCACCACTATGAGAATGTCCACTGGGGTAGTACCATATATGTTGGTACATGGAATAGAAGTTGTGATACCCATAGAAGTCGAGATACCATCTTTGAAGTCATTCAGGAAGCCAAACTAGATATGTGTCAGAGCAGGAAAAACTCATTCTCATCAATGAAAAGAGAATGGAtacagtatgtcatggccagttatatcaaaataGGACGGCCAACGCATTCAACAGAATGGTGAAACATAGGCAATTCACACTGGGGCAGTTGGTTTTGAAGAAGATATTCCCTCATCAAGAAGAGGCCAAAGGAAAATTCGCGCCAAACTGGAAATGCGCTTATGTGGTCCATCGGATATTATCGAGAGGAGCATTGATCTAAGTAGAAATGGATGGCATAGTAAGCACAAAGCCTATCAACTCAAATTTGATCAAGAGATACTACattaaagacaataaaattaggGTTTGGTTGTAACTGAACTATGCCCAACCTAACTTCCCACtgtgggatacataggcaacccacgtagggtccagtctctctcttccccttttgtaatagaaaatccaaatatcATCTTATATATATTCGGAACTGTGCCACGACTTGATTTTCTTTGGCGAGAATACATAGGCAATTCACATCAGATTTAGTCATctattgtaattgaactacgttttgtcctgattccatttggatacataGGCAGTCTGAGGCATACTCGGCCGCTTCACTTAAATTCATTATCATTTTGCATCTATTGTAATCGAACTATGTTTTGACCTAATTCCATTTGGATATGTAGGCTACCTCGGTCATTCCATCATAATTCATCCACTATCCTCGAACTACATTCAGACTTGATTCCGTtcggatacgtaggcaacctaaaATGGTTCAGTCATAACCCTATGAAAGCCTTTGTAATGTATTTCATTAGATTAGGATAGAATCACGACGGCAAGAAGCTACGTCATCAAGGGCATCTCCGGGAAATGTAATCCAAGGTGAAGAATCATTTAGAAATGACACTCGCATCAAAGGGAACTTCTAATCATGTCATAATCCGGAAAAATggaatttttccataaaaataaatatttttagaaaattctATCTTTCCACCTACCGAACTTTGTGGCATAATCCACCAGATCTGGGGCAAGGTCAGGCTTGCTATCAACACAAACCAATGCCCCCTTCCCCCTACTAAAATGTTTTCTTTGAGCGCAAGATCAACAGGAATCGAAGGATACCAGAATACACTCGAAACAATGACAGGCCTACTACCATCTCATGAGCCCTTATCTCTCCTTTATTATTCAATTCATTTTCTCATATGTGTAAGGCCTCGTAAAAACAAATTACCTAGAACTCAAGGTTCGTGGTGCTGAGGTAGGCTAGCGTGTTTGAAGGTTATAGATAATCTTTGCGGCGAGCTGGCTTGCCACGGTATGGACCTTTTGGGTTGTACAATATGTTGGAGAGTTGGAAGGAAAATTGTTGCAGAACATGGCATTTTTGGGGTCCATTATGTGATGCAGAACTACTCCACGGATCGCAAATCTGCCaaggagtggagaagaagaaaaagccaATTTTTGGAGGTCAGTTTGTGGTCaaatatgtgaccgcataatcaTTTCGTGGGTTGCACATCTATCACAGATTTAGCATGAAAACCTCCGGAGGAGACTTTTGCAGTGCGTTATGCGATCACATGATTGGTCTCCATACCGTTGACCTGACCCAATCAGGCCagttttggaggatgaattcaCGGTCCcttatgcagaccgcatacctGTTCCACGGTCCACTCTGCGATCGCAAagttgagtttggagggtctattttttatttttataaccatACCCCATTTTGATTAAAAGCTATTGGGGCTCGTTTAGGAGGTAAAAATCAGATACTTTAAGAGAGAGGGGAGGAACTAGAGGGAAAAGGAGGAGCTCCAACATATTCCGCTTCAATTCCTTTCTCAAGCCTTGGAGGATTCACAAGGAAAGCTCGCAAAATTTTCTactaaagaggtaaggttctagccCTAGCAAATTAGACTGGGAATAGGTACTGGGAAAGTGGTTCTTGAGAATCGGGGTTGGTTAACTATGCATACATATGCCAATGAAGGTGGTAGGGAGGTTGTAGAGCATATGTGGGTGACCTATTGAAGTGGAGGTtgattgtggagtgaaggaacATCACCATAGGACCCTATAGTcgaatttgcacacctagtgtttgatgaaatgcctaGGTGAGCTGAACCCGTGAATCTCTTCCTACTTGTGGTTTAATTTTGTCATATCTCTAATAGATTGAAGTCTCTAGGATTTTCGAAACTTTGTAGTAGTTTAAgaaagctcaagcaaggtatgttggctaaacttctctcatAGAACCGAATTTCATGATGTCCTCGTATGTTTCAAGCATGGCTGGCCCAAGTTCTTATTTTCTCACGACCCGGGACATTCCTAATATATTCAGTTATTCCAATAAGCATTCTGTCAAAAATTATATGCTCAAAATGTGTTTCAATTGCTCCTATTACATTATTCTCTCCTTCGGGAAGTATTCAAGTGTGGTTTATGTATCAAAATATTATGacttcaattcatgtttcaaatgcAAGTTTATTATgcttaattttggaaagaaaactcaatgtgcttaagactcataTTGCTCATATACATATTTAAAGTCTTGGTTCCAGATGCTCTTATTATTGATAATCTACgatgatgcttgaaagtgaaagaagtgagtatGAGATATAAAATGTGGCCATCGTGCCAATAATGAAAACTACACTTATGGCCAATAGTACCAATGAAATAAAAGTATGTgtaaaagattatgaaatgagttttAATTCCTTTACATAataaattttttgggagtattgttagtcatcgaggaagggtaggttgaaacaatctaaccccgaaactacacatgtcggtgtaggagtgattgaggggtaaaatCCCCGTATTGATATGTTGAGATTATTctccttaaatgggatgagattgatgtattgagattattcccccttaattgggatgagatgatctCTAGCGGAAagtgatgtcgacccacatggcattgtggtgagacgacttagccgatcgggccgtgattgaacgccatgtcgcgcacatggtggtgttgtgattggATATCTttgggtgagatggcttagccgatcgagcTGAGATcgactccgtgctaaaaacacgATGGTGTATCGGCTAAATATCTCCCAACCTAAAAATATtgatatttacttgaaaacttatcttACTCTTAACTTGAcactttaatattgtttgaggctCTCATTGATTCTATGTTTCTTTCTCCATGTAATGCTACTCGTttcattgagagggtgtttagtcttacatactagtactattccatacgTACAAACATCCTTTTTACCGGGGGCGCtatatctttaatggatgtatGTGGTTCCATATCAAGCAGCATtaatcagtgatagcggtacaccctcttctcagctgacttggtgagccccacttcatatcgGGGTCTTATATCTTTTTGTTCCATAtttattgtgttttgaggtatagtcggggcttTTTGTCGGCACCATCATATTACTCTTTTGTATTCATTAGAGGCTCcttagacatagtgtgggttgtatcctGATTTTGAAAAGTCAAACTAGAAATGTTGTATATGCATCACATGTTTCCACTTCTAAATTATGAATGCGTAATGTATTTTTGAGAATtgtaaatgaagtaactaatggtaatgaaattgGCATTGTTCATGAAATCCTTTCATTTTCTAATGAATGGTATGAATCTTCACTTTATTCATGGGTAAGGTCGGGTAGAAGGaatcaagtaggcttgcttgactgtGATATCTCGGTTAAGCGCCGGTCGTGCACCCCAAGGTCGAGGTGTGACAATATGGTTAAGTACTAACTTCAAATTCTTTGTAGGTACTCCGGAACCAAGTCTTTGATACATTCGTAGAACCCTTTATATAGCAAACCATATGCTCAACCAATCGGACCACCTTGTACATATCGAGCCGCCAGCCCCACTAATCAGAGCCCTGTATATACCAAACTGTCTACTCAACCAAACGGAGCGCCATGTACATATCGAGTCGTTGGTTTTGCCAATTGAAGCCCTATATATAGCAAATTGTTAGCTTTTCCAATAGGAGCATTCCGCACGATTTGCACCATCACGCTGCCATATCAGAGATTCCAAGTAGATAGTTGCAAATTTCATTGCCAACTTCATCAATCGAAGGATGGACCATCCAATTCCGCCATACATTCCGCCGATCAACGGCTGCAATTTAGTTTTGTAGTTAAGAGTATCTCTTGGGTATGCTGCCACGCCCCCATatctggggaggcgtggctggcactcgGTACCATACTGGCCCGAGTGAACTACTCAGCAACTCATGCTTATTCGatgaaaactagaacatacatactCTAACATGGCTGAACTGGTTTTTTCAAATTATCATGGGACAATAATGCCCCAACTCATACTATGCAACTGTAAGTGGGCAAATGTTGTATAAGCAAGCTTACTCAAAACATGAATACTCACAGACTGTTAAGGCCTCTAAAATTTTGTACATACTGAACCTGTGTCTATAAAGCCTCTAAAGATATCTGACATCGAAATATTGTCAAGACATGACACTAACCTACCTATaagtgtatatatacatatgaCAGTTTGATAACCTCTAGTCTCGGTAGTACTCCTAATGAAATGGAGCTTTGCCAATCCTCAGTTGGATATCAACTCCATATATGATAAGAGTCCGTCAAACTGGATACCtgaacctgcaggcatgaatgcagttcCCCAACGATTGGACATTAGTACAAAGAAATGTACTAAGCATGTAAGGTAGATAACATATGAATAACTTAATTGAGACTGAATTgacatgtatatataatatattaaaataaatttgaAGGGTCAATGAGATCCAGGAATCATACTTACCTTATTCTTACTT is a genomic window of Nicotiana tabacum cultivar K326 chromosome 16, ASM71507v2, whole genome shotgun sequence containing:
- the LOC142170338 gene encoding uncharacterized protein LOC142170338, with the translated sequence MPTGKLAKWQIFLSEFDIVYVMQKAIKGQALADHLGENTLEEEYEPFTTYFLDEEVLFAGEDIAKPYPRIRMAVNMNIKVLLVIGDSDLLIHQVQGEWTTKNVKILSYLNCVNEFCKKFTKIEFKRVSRIQNEFVNALATLSSMIQHPDKNYIDPIKIEVQDQHVYYFHVDEKPDDKSW